The nucleotide sequence GCCGGAGTCGGATCGTGTACGGACTGCCGTGGCCTGGCCGGGCGGCCCGCGGCTCTGGACGCGGCCGAACGGTCCGGTTCGCGCCCCGCGGCCGGCGCGATGGACGTGCTCGGCGCCCGGCTCCAGCACGACGCGGGGGCCGCCTCGCTGCTGCGACGGTACGGAAGTGAGCGGTACGCACCGCTCGTGCTGCTCGGCGGTGCCGGGGACGAGGAGGTTCCCGGGTGAGCCCGTCGGCCGTCGCGAGCCTGCGACTCGAACTGTCCCTCGTGCAGCCCGTGCTGTGGGCCGCCACCGCCCGCATGTGGCGCTCCGGCTCCGGGCTCCCCGGCCGCTACCGGCGCTACCTGTGCGTCATGCACCAGGTGATCCGCGCCTCCGTACCGCTGATGGAGCGGGCCGCCGCACGGTGCGAGGCGCTGCCGCAGGACCAGGTGGCGCCGCCTCTCGCGCGGTACCTGCGGGCGCACGCCGAGGAGGAACGGGGCCACGACGACTGGCTGCTCGCCGACGCGGCGGCGACCGGGACGGAGCCGGGCGAGCTGACCCACGCCGTGCCGCCGGCCCATGTGGCCGCGCTGGTGGGGGCGCAGTACTACTGGCTCGAACACAGCCATCCGGTGGCCCTGCTCGGCTACATCGCGGTACTGGAGGGCAACGCACCCGCGCCGGGCCTGGCCGGCCGGCTGGCACGTGAGACCGGGCTGCCGCAGGCCGCCTTCGAGACCGTACGCCTGCACGCGGACCTCGACGACGGACACAGCGCGGACCTGGACCGGCTGATCGACCGGCTGCCCCTGGACGCCGCGCAGCGTTCCCTGGTCGCCGTCAGCGCGCTGCACACGGTCGGCTCCCTCGCCGAACTGTTCGACCGCATCGCCGCGGCACCGACCGAATGGGAGAGCCCCCATGAATGACCCCGCACCCGATCGCGACCGCCTCCGCGCGCTGGAGGACGCCGGGTTCCCGCTGCACAGCCTCTCCCCCGAGCAGCGCGAGGTGCTCCAGGACCTCAGCGCGGAGGAGCTGACCCTGCTGCTGGGCCTGAAGGAGCGGCTGGACGCGGCCGAGCCGGAGGTGCAGGCGCACAGCGAGATCGCCGGCGGAGCGCTGTTCTGATGACCGGTACCGCGCGCGTGAAGTGCCCCCGGTGTCCTGAACCCCCGCCGGACGGCGCGGCGTTCTGCCCCCGGTGCGGAACCGCGTGCGTGGCCGCGGGCGACTCCGCCACGGCCGAGGAGCGCCGGGTGGTGACCGTGCTCTTCTGCGACCTCGTCGGGTCGACGGCCCTGTCCGGGCGGCTCGACCCGGAGACACTGCGCACGGTGACACTCCGGTACTTCGCGCTGATGCGGACGCGGATCGAGGAACACGGCGGCACGGTGGAGAAGTT is from Streptomyces sp. NBC_01314 and encodes:
- a CDS encoding iron-containing redox enzyme family protein, which translates into the protein MSPSAVASLRLELSLVQPVLWAATARMWRSGSGLPGRYRRYLCVMHQVIRASVPLMERAAARCEALPQDQVAPPLARYLRAHAEEERGHDDWLLADAAATGTEPGELTHAVPPAHVAALVGAQYYWLEHSHPVALLGYIAVLEGNAPAPGLAGRLARETGLPQAAFETVRLHADLDDGHSADLDRLIDRLPLDAAQRSLVAVSALHTVGSLAELFDRIAAAPTEWESPHE
- a CDS encoding aroma-sacti cluster domain-containing protein, which encodes MNDPAPDRDRLRALEDAGFPLHSLSPEQREVLQDLSAEELTLLLGLKERLDAAEPEVQAHSEIAGGALF